A genomic region of Tsukamurella pulmonis contains the following coding sequences:
- a CDS encoding MerR family transcriptional regulator produces MNEGRPAQHTVGTIARLTGISVRTLHHYDEIGLVVPSGRTSAGYRVYDDADVERLHQVLTYRELGFPLEQIATLLDDPSADAMAHLEQQRKLLTERIDRLHRMVAAVEDMMNSKKSGIQLTAEEQTEIFGDDWLGEGYAEEAEQRWGDTDAWKQSAERTAKLTKDDWKQLKAEGDALEAALADALARGVAAGSPEANELAERHRAGIDRWYDCDHAMQVCVAQMYVSDPRFRKHYEDIAPGLAQYVVDIVTANAEQQ; encoded by the coding sequence GTGAACGAAGGAAGACCCGCACAGCACACGGTCGGCACGATCGCGCGGCTGACCGGTATCAGCGTGCGCACCCTGCACCACTACGACGAGATCGGTCTCGTCGTCCCGTCGGGGCGCACGTCGGCCGGCTACCGCGTCTACGACGATGCCGATGTCGAGCGCCTGCATCAGGTGCTGACGTACCGCGAGCTGGGCTTCCCCCTCGAGCAGATAGCGACCCTGCTCGACGATCCGTCGGCCGACGCCATGGCGCATCTGGAGCAGCAACGGAAGCTGCTGACCGAGCGGATCGACCGTTTGCACCGGATGGTCGCGGCTGTGGAGGACATGATGAACAGCAAGAAGAGCGGCATCCAGCTGACCGCCGAGGAGCAGACCGAGATCTTCGGCGACGACTGGCTCGGCGAGGGCTACGCCGAGGAGGCGGAGCAGCGCTGGGGCGACACCGACGCCTGGAAGCAGAGCGCCGAGCGCACCGCGAAGCTGACCAAGGACGACTGGAAGCAGCTCAAGGCCGAGGGCGACGCCCTCGAGGCCGCGCTCGCCGACGCCCTGGCCCGCGGCGTCGCCGCCGGCTCGCCCGAGGCGAACGAGCTCGCCGAGCGGCACCGCGCCGGCATCGACCGCTGGTACGACTGCGACCACGCGATGCAGGTGTGCGTGGCGCAGATGTACGTGAGCGATCCCCGGTTCCGCAAGCACTACGAGGACATCGCGCCGGGCCTGGCCCAGTACGTGGTGGACATCGTCACCGCGAACGCGGAGCAGCAGTAA